One Fontisphaera persica DNA window includes the following coding sequences:
- a CDS encoding class I SAM-dependent methyltransferase: MTAPIQHLPYQIDEAGNRHHFYENHWKQVGLDLLMRHCPPRGQTLLDYGCGRGEFLTLAGAAGYQVTGADVDPQCVALAAQKGRAVSLQAGDPLPQFGPQSFDIVACFHVLEHVENPRQVLTGLGRIARQCLILAVPNLRNLVWLFHRRIRLDYVNEGHLQSWDHYHFLNLAERHCGLELIEWGFDATALPLFSRLTGKLFGEKTQIRLETGLFKRAFPFHGISVLGLFRPRR; encoded by the coding sequence GTGACCGCCCCCATCCAACACCTCCCTTACCAAATAGATGAAGCCGGCAACCGGCATCATTTCTACGAAAACCACTGGAAACAAGTGGGGCTGGATTTGCTCATGCGCCATTGCCCGCCCCGGGGGCAAACCCTGCTGGATTACGGTTGTGGACGAGGGGAGTTTCTCACCCTGGCGGGCGCAGCGGGCTATCAGGTGACCGGGGCGGATGTGGACCCGCAATGCGTGGCCCTGGCCGCCCAGAAAGGCCGGGCCGTGAGTTTGCAGGCGGGGGATCCCCTGCCCCAATTCGGTCCGCAATCTTTTGACATTGTCGCCTGCTTCCACGTCCTGGAGCATGTGGAAAATCCCCGGCAGGTGTTGACCGGTCTGGGCCGCATCGCCCGCCAATGTCTGATTCTGGCCGTGCCCAATCTGCGCAATCTGGTCTGGTTGTTTCATCGGCGTATCCGGCTGGATTATGTGAACGAAGGGCACCTGCAATCGTGGGATCACTACCACTTTCTCAACCTGGCCGAGCGCCATTGCGGGCTGGAGTTAATTGAGTGGGGCTTTGATGCCACCGCCCTACCCTTGTTCAGCCGGCTCACCGGCAAACTTTTTGGCGAAAAAACCCAAATTCGGCTTGAGACCGGCCTTTTCAAGCGCGCGTTTCCTTTTCACGGCATCTCGGTGCTGGGCCTTTTTCGGCCGCGCCGTTAA
- a CDS encoding glycosyltransferase family 4 protein → MRKLRVAMIIPDNRDERRQYDRPEPEFGPAPAALLQGLQELPEIELHVLATTRRPMAAPAQLGERVHYHLLPAGRFAGLSGLYLPAVRALRQRIQALQPDVVHGQGTERYCALGAVFSRRPNLVTVHGNMRAIARLHRALPFTYLWVGARLESLAVRRAGGVVCLTRHTLREVQGLARRTWLLPNAVDPEFFRVKREPSQKPWLVCPANIVALKNHLRLIEALAPVAEKYGLTLVFAGGGDARDPYYQQFKARVAQHPWCRHEGFWHRRQLLEGLARATLVVLPSLEDNCPMALLEAMAAGVPVAAARVGGIPDVIEAEVTGVLFDPRDPADIRRHLQEMLERPDWREQMAAAARQRAAQYHTPQAVAAGHVAIYRELLQIPS, encoded by the coding sequence ATGAGAAAGTTGCGCGTGGCCATGATTATCCCGGACAACCGGGATGAACGCCGGCAGTACGACAGGCCGGAGCCGGAATTTGGCCCGGCCCCGGCCGCTCTGTTGCAGGGATTGCAGGAGCTGCCGGAGATTGAGCTGCACGTGCTGGCCACCACCCGCCGCCCCATGGCGGCCCCCGCCCAACTGGGGGAGCGAGTGCATTATCACCTCCTGCCCGCCGGCCGGTTTGCCGGGCTGAGCGGGTTATACCTCCCGGCCGTGCGCGCCTTGCGGCAGCGAATTCAAGCGTTGCAACCGGATGTGGTGCATGGGCAGGGGACGGAGCGTTATTGCGCGCTGGGCGCTGTTTTCAGCCGGCGTCCGAATCTGGTTACCGTCCATGGCAATATGCGGGCGATTGCGCGACTGCATCGGGCGCTCCCCTTCACTTATCTTTGGGTTGGGGCGCGGCTGGAGTCCCTGGCCGTGCGCCGGGCGGGAGGGGTGGTTTGCCTGACCCGCCATACCTTGCGCGAAGTCCAGGGGCTGGCCCGGCGGACATGGCTGTTGCCCAACGCTGTGGACCCGGAATTCTTCAGGGTGAAAAGGGAGCCGTCCCAGAAGCCCTGGCTTGTGTGTCCGGCCAACATTGTAGCCCTCAAAAACCACCTGCGGCTTATTGAAGCGCTGGCCCCCGTGGCGGAAAAATATGGGCTGACCCTGGTGTTTGCGGGCGGAGGGGATGCGCGGGACCCGTATTATCAGCAATTTAAGGCGCGGGTGGCGCAACACCCGTGGTGTCGTCATGAAGGCTTTTGGCATCGCAGGCAATTGCTCGAGGGCCTGGCAAGGGCCACACTGGTGGTGTTGCCCAGCTTGGAGGATAATTGTCCCATGGCGCTTCTGGAAGCCATGGCGGCGGGAGTCCCGGTGGCAGCAGCGCGAGTGGGTGGCATTCCGGATGTGATTGAAGCAGAGGTCACCGGAGTTCTATTTGATCCGCGCGATCCTGCAGATATCCGCCGGCATCTCCAGGAAATGTTGGAGCGGCCAGATTGGCGTGAGCAGATGGCAGCGGCCGCTCGCCAGCGCGCCGCACAATATCATACACCGCAGGCAGTGGCGGCGGGGCATGTTGCCATTTATCGGGAGTTGTTGCAAATCCCCTCATGA
- a CDS encoding glycosyltransferase family 4 protein produces the protein MKILFSHDIPFHLAHGGSQTHIESLMRELAALGEEVEPERWWDEQQTGDIIHYIGRRAPAVNVRLAHQKGYKVVMTEFLDMTASRPRRQLWLQRLLVRLGMRFLPAFTTRLSWESFRTVDALIFCSPIEPAVAQYLFDADPQRCHYISHGLEADVLAALAQPDAEEDYLISMATIAPRKRTVWLAEAARSAQVPVLFLGKPYAETDSYYQQFCALVDNRWVRYAGFVSEAEKQRLLRRARGFALLSEFETGCIAVYEASAAGLPLFLSRLPWATGGYPTARHIQFCPLDSPAAIARRLREFYEKAHRFAGHNFPVPTWRQVAEKTREVYRQVLAKAPA, from the coding sequence ATGAAGATACTTTTCTCTCATGACATTCCGTTTCATCTGGCGCATGGCGGCTCGCAAACGCATATCGAGAGCCTGATGCGCGAGCTGGCGGCCTTGGGGGAGGAGGTGGAGCCGGAACGCTGGTGGGATGAGCAACAAACCGGCGACATCATTCATTACATTGGGCGGCGCGCCCCGGCTGTTAATGTGCGACTGGCCCATCAAAAGGGCTACAAGGTGGTGATGACGGAGTTTCTGGACATGACGGCAAGCCGCCCGCGCCGCCAGCTTTGGCTGCAACGCTTGTTGGTGCGGCTGGGGATGCGATTCCTGCCGGCTTTTACCACCCGCCTGTCATGGGAGTCATTTCGCACAGTGGACGCCCTCATTTTTTGTTCGCCCATTGAACCCGCCGTGGCCCAATACTTGTTCGACGCGGATCCGCAGCGGTGTCACTACATCAGTCACGGTTTGGAAGCGGACGTGCTGGCGGCGCTGGCCCAGCCGGATGCCGAGGAAGATTACTTGATTAGCATGGCCACCATCGCGCCGCGCAAGCGCACGGTGTGGTTGGCGGAAGCCGCTCGTTCAGCCCAGGTGCCCGTGCTTTTTCTGGGCAAACCTTACGCGGAGACTGATTCCTATTATCAACAGTTTTGCGCGCTGGTGGATAATCGCTGGGTGCGTTACGCGGGCTTTGTCAGCGAGGCGGAAAAGCAGCGGCTGTTGCGGCGGGCGCGGGGTTTTGCGTTGTTGAGCGAATTTGAAACGGGCTGCATCGCCGTCTATGAAGCTTCAGCCGCAGGTTTGCCGCTGTTTTTGTCCCGCCTGCCGTGGGCGACTGGGGGGTACCCCACGGCGCGGCACATTCAATTTTGCCCCCTGGACAGCCCGGCGGCGATTGCGCGGCGTCTGCGGGAGTTTTACGAGAAGGCCCACCGTTTTGCTGGGCATAATTTCCCAGTGCCGACATGGCGGCAGGTGGCGGAGAAGACCAGGGAGGTATATCGGCAGGTACTGGCAAAGGCGCCGGCATGA
- a CDS encoding O-methyltransferase encodes MSNPGVQGPVLEGQLNAVERQLLEDAVRTAPRPPRVVLEVGTWLGGGSTLHLLRALEARGSGHLWGIEADPEIFAQMKANLQQAAPQLMHRFTPLLGFSQQVIPRWLAEQAPGFEIDLVFLDGGNRPMEQMDEFFLLDPHLPVGARLLAHDAKLRKGKYLVPYLSALDNWRCQLHDVSVEGLFWAEKTAPQPSPASLREARRRWWRRRLEPAEVAAVVVPHAVRKWVFQRLPARYARKYAEGRQV; translated from the coding sequence ATGAGTAATCCAGGTGTCCAAGGCCCCGTGCTGGAGGGGCAATTAAACGCGGTTGAGCGGCAGTTGTTGGAGGATGCCGTGCGGACCGCGCCACGTCCCCCCCGGGTGGTGTTGGAGGTGGGCACCTGGCTGGGGGGCGGCAGCACCTTGCATTTGTTGCGCGCTTTGGAGGCCCGGGGCAGCGGGCATTTATGGGGCATCGAGGCGGACCCGGAAATATTTGCGCAGATGAAGGCCAATTTGCAGCAGGCGGCGCCCCAGTTGATGCATCGTTTCACTCCCCTCCTGGGGTTTTCGCAACAGGTCATTCCCCGCTGGCTGGCTGAGCAAGCCCCGGGCTTTGAAATTGACCTCGTTTTCCTGGACGGCGGCAACCGCCCGATGGAGCAGATGGATGAGTTTTTTCTTTTGGACCCCCACCTGCCAGTGGGGGCGCGGTTGCTGGCGCATGATGCCAAATTGCGCAAGGGCAAATACCTGGTGCCCTATCTTTCCGCGCTGGATAACTGGCGCTGCCAGTTGCATGACGTCAGCGTGGAAGGTTTGTTTTGGGCGGAAAAAACCGCGCCGCAACCTTCCCCAGCCAGTTTGCGGGAGGCGCGGCGGCGCTGGTGGCGGCGGCGCCTTGAGCCGGCGGAGGTGGCGGCCGTGGTGGTGCCGCATGCCGTGCGGAAGTGGGTGTTTCAAAGGCTGCCGGCGCGTTATGCGCGCAAGTACGCGGAGGGCCGGCAGGTTTAA
- a CDS encoding arsenate reductase ArsC, with product MDDSSDKLKILFLCTGNSCRSQMAEGWTRHLKGHLIEPYSAGIEKHGMNPHALKVMAEAGVDMSRQYSKTLHELGGITFDYVITVCGHAHESCPVFPGKTRVVHVGFEDPPALTRHLPDGEEKLAVYRRVRDEIRRFVESLPDRLQPGR from the coding sequence ATGGATGATTCATCTGACAAATTAAAGATATTGTTCCTGTGCACCGGTAATTCCTGTCGCAGCCAGATGGCTGAAGGCTGGACCCGTCATCTGAAGGGCCATCTCATTGAACCCTATTCCGCCGGCATCGAAAAACATGGTATGAACCCCCATGCCTTGAAAGTCATGGCAGAGGCGGGCGTGGACATGTCCCGCCAATACTCCAAAACCCTCCATGAACTGGGCGGAATTACCTTCGATTACGTCATCACGGTTTGCGGCCACGCCCACGAAAGCTGCCCGGTATTTCCCGGTAAAACCAGAGTGGTGCATGTGGGGTTTGAGGACCCCCCCGCCCTCACCCGCCATCTGCCGGATGGCGAGGAAAAGCTGGCCGTGTATCGGCGCGTACGCGATGAGATTCGGCGTTTTGTTGAATCCCTGCCCGACCGCCTGCAACCAGGGCGTTAA
- a CDS encoding S41 family peptidase codes for MVQLWMLLAAGAAVAAGPSLQELREVLRKHLEGVDESMIEEAAVEGVLRRFSNQVMLVTPPAAKPANTYGVDTNAPPAAQPRVYEDQFGYLRIQRLEDNTVEEITRQLTALCSSNQLKGLVLDLRFATGRDLAAAGRLAQWFVGRGRPLMAWKGQKIVAPPEAPSFQGPLAVLVNGQTKGAPEVLAAILREQVTAVLIGGPTRGDTAEYREVNLSNGQILRLAVAAVTLGESQPLKPGGLRPDIPVVVSEREERAYLDNPYRPGEGGAETASRPRLNEAELVRMKREATESEGAVRSRLPARVEPPNVVRDPALARGLDLLKGLSVLKLGRGS; via the coding sequence ATGGTGCAACTTTGGATGCTGCTGGCCGCCGGGGCCGCAGTGGCGGCAGGGCCTTCCCTTCAAGAATTACGGGAAGTCCTCCGCAAGCACTTGGAGGGGGTTGATGAATCCATGATCGAAGAGGCGGCGGTGGAGGGCGTGCTGCGCCGCTTCAGCAATCAGGTCATGCTCGTCACACCCCCCGCCGCAAAACCGGCCAATACCTATGGGGTGGATACCAATGCTCCGCCAGCAGCCCAACCGCGGGTGTACGAGGACCAGTTTGGTTATTTGCGCATCCAGCGCCTCGAAGACAACACCGTGGAGGAAATCACCCGGCAGTTGACCGCCTTGTGCTCCTCGAATCAACTAAAAGGCCTGGTCCTGGATTTGCGTTTTGCCACGGGGCGCGATTTGGCCGCGGCCGGGCGCCTGGCCCAGTGGTTTGTGGGGCGAGGCCGCCCCTTGATGGCCTGGAAAGGTCAGAAAATTGTGGCCCCCCCCGAGGCTCCAAGTTTTCAAGGCCCCTTGGCGGTGCTGGTCAACGGCCAGACCAAAGGTGCCCCGGAGGTGCTCGCTGCCATCCTGCGTGAACAAGTCACAGCCGTGCTCATTGGCGGCCCCACCCGCGGCGACACCGCCGAATACCGAGAGGTCAATCTGTCCAATGGCCAAATCTTGCGGCTTGCCGTGGCCGCCGTGACCTTGGGCGAAAGTCAACCCCTGAAGCCCGGCGGTTTGCGTCCAGATATTCCGGTGGTGGTCAGCGAGCGCGAAGAACGGGCCTATCTGGATAACCCCTATCGCCCGGGCGAGGGCGGCGCGGAAACCGCCAGCCGGCCGCGGTTGAACGAGGCCGAGCTGGTGCGCATGAAACGCGAGGCCACCGAATCGGAAGGCGCGGTGCGCAGCCGTCTGCCGGCGCGGGTCGAGCCGCCCAACGTCGTGCGCGACCCGGCGCTGGCTCGCGGTCTGGACTTGCTCAAAGGTTTAAGTGTGCTCAAACTAGGCCGCGGCTCCTGA
- the rpiB gene encoding ribose 5-phosphate isomerase B: MKTVLFVCTGNICRSPMAEGLLRYLTRERGGYRAMSCGLGTLEGQPPSAHAVRAMADLGIDISHQRSQPISAALVDQADVIVGMTRSHVEQVLLLYPQAAEKTFLLREFDDSLPNHQKDIADPIGMPYEVYVECRRQIEQGIRAMLNFFESTQNQRETSSQLRAALGADHGGFALKEALKPVLEAKGFAIEDHGANSTESCDYPDYAQAVAEDVVAGKAAFGLLICTTGIGMSMAANKVPGARAALVTTPELARLARTHNDANILCLGAKVTPPETAKAILEAFLEAGFEGGRHQRRVLKMEKGVSLPSLWLRHTDPAIADAIARERQRQQENIELIASENFTSLAVMEAQGSVLTNKYAEGYPGKRWYGGCENVDVAEQLAIDRAKALFGAEHANVQPHSGSSANMAVYFAMLKPGDKMLTMDLSHGGHLTHGNKANFSGKFFEIIHYGVRREDERIDYDQLADMARQHRPRMITVGASAYPRIIDFAKMGEIAREVGALLLADIAHIAGLVAAGLHPSPVGHADFVTTTTHKTLRGPRGGLILCKAQYAKEIDSITFPGIQGGPLMHVIAAKAVCFQEAMQPEFKTYQQNILKNAQALAQGLARNNFRLVSGGTDNHLMLVDVGARGLTGKDCQIALDEAGITVNKNTIPFETRSPFQASGIRLGTPAVTTRGMGEQEMAAIADMIAEVLFDLKNPATAHQVRERVRELTAKFPLPY, from the coding sequence ATGAAGACCGTATTATTTGTCTGCACCGGAAATATTTGCCGCAGTCCAATGGCTGAGGGATTGTTGCGCTATCTGACCCGCGAGCGGGGAGGTTACCGCGCAATGTCCTGCGGGCTGGGCACCCTGGAGGGCCAGCCCCCCAGCGCCCATGCTGTCCGGGCCATGGCGGACCTCGGCATTGATATTTCCCATCAGCGCAGCCAGCCCATCAGCGCCGCGCTGGTGGACCAGGCCGACGTTATTGTGGGCATGACCCGCAGTCATGTGGAGCAGGTCCTGCTGCTCTACCCCCAAGCGGCCGAAAAAACCTTTCTGTTGCGCGAATTTGACGACTCCTTGCCCAATCACCAAAAAGACATCGCCGACCCCATTGGCATGCCCTACGAAGTGTATGTCGAATGCCGCCGGCAAATCGAACAAGGAATCCGAGCCATGTTGAACTTTTTTGAATCCACTCAGAACCAGCGCGAAACCTCTTCCCAATTACGCGCCGCCCTCGGGGCGGACCATGGCGGTTTCGCCCTCAAAGAAGCCCTTAAACCCGTGCTGGAGGCCAAAGGGTTTGCCATCGAAGACCACGGCGCCAATTCCACTGAATCCTGCGATTACCCCGACTACGCCCAGGCGGTGGCCGAAGACGTGGTGGCCGGCAAGGCAGCCTTTGGACTTTTAATCTGCACCACCGGCATCGGCATGAGCATGGCCGCCAACAAGGTCCCCGGGGCGCGCGCGGCGCTGGTCACCACGCCGGAACTGGCCCGGCTGGCCCGCACCCACAACGACGCCAATATCCTGTGTCTGGGCGCCAAAGTGACCCCCCCGGAAACCGCCAAGGCAATTCTGGAAGCCTTTTTGGAGGCGGGTTTTGAAGGCGGACGCCATCAACGCCGCGTGCTCAAGATGGAAAAAGGCGTCAGCCTGCCCAGCCTCTGGCTCCGCCACACCGACCCGGCCATTGCCGATGCCATTGCCCGCGAGCGCCAGCGGCAGCAGGAAAATATTGAGCTAATCGCCAGCGAAAACTTTACCAGCCTGGCCGTCATGGAGGCCCAAGGCTCGGTGCTGACCAATAAATACGCCGAGGGTTACCCCGGCAAACGCTGGTATGGCGGCTGTGAAAATGTGGATGTGGCCGAGCAACTGGCCATTGACCGGGCCAAAGCCCTGTTTGGCGCCGAGCACGCCAACGTGCAGCCCCATTCCGGCAGCTCGGCCAACATGGCGGTCTATTTCGCCATGCTCAAACCTGGGGATAAAATGCTCACCATGGACTTGAGCCACGGCGGACATTTGACCCACGGCAACAAAGCCAATTTCTCCGGCAAGTTCTTTGAAATCATTCATTATGGTGTGCGCCGCGAGGACGAGCGCATTGATTACGATCAACTGGCCGACATGGCCCGCCAGCACCGCCCGCGCATGATCACCGTCGGCGCCAGCGCCTACCCGCGCATCATTGATTTCGCCAAAATGGGGGAAATCGCCCGGGAAGTGGGCGCGTTGCTGCTGGCCGACATTGCCCACATCGCCGGCCTGGTGGCCGCCGGGCTGCATCCCAGCCCGGTGGGGCACGCTGATTTCGTGACCACCACCACCCACAAAACCCTGCGCGGCCCGCGGGGCGGACTCATCCTCTGCAAAGCCCAGTACGCCAAGGAAATTGACTCCATCACCTTCCCCGGCATCCAGGGCGGGCCGTTGATGCACGTCATCGCCGCCAAAGCCGTGTGCTTCCAGGAAGCCATGCAGCCAGAATTCAAGACTTACCAGCAAAACATTCTCAAGAACGCGCAAGCCCTGGCCCAAGGCCTGGCCCGCAATAACTTCCGGCTGGTGAGTGGCGGAACCGACAACCATCTCATGCTGGTGGACGTTGGGGCCCGTGGCTTGACCGGCAAAGATTGCCAGATTGCGCTGGACGAAGCCGGCATCACGGTGAACAAAAATACCATTCCCTTTGAAACCCGCTCGCCCTTCCAGGCCAGCGGCATCCGGCTCGGCACGCCTGCTGTCACCACCCGTGGCATGGGCGAGCAAGAAATGGCCGCCATTGCGGACATGATTGCCGAGGTGTTGTTCGACTTGAAGAATCCCGCCACCGCGCATCAAGTGCGGGAGCGCGTGCGGGAGCTGACCGCAAAATTCCCCTTGCCCTATTAG
- the rho gene encoding transcription termination factor Rho, which translates to MPRTAKTKTAKKKAARNLTEEAAAAQDAPAAAAAAEATAAKPPAPPAAEAEKEGPVREASDLRPPQHAIETTEGMNEAPAPPADRTAPGSINIAKLQAMSMPELTKMAKEWGVENFGTMRKHEIIFQLLQKNAERSGVMFSEGVLEVLPEGFGFLRSQSFNYLPCPEDIYVSPSQIRRFDLQTGNVVAGQIRPPKEKEKFFALLKVEAVDGEDPEKAKDKTHFDNLTPLFPNKRFILETEPDELSTRVLDLICPIGKGTRGLIVAPPRTGKTVLMQKLANAILRNNPEVYLIILLIDERPEEVTDMERTCKGAEVISSTFDEPPERHVAVAEMVIEKARRMVEHKRDVVILLDSITRLARAYNTVQPHSGKILSGGVDANALHKPKRFFGAARNIEEGGSLTIMATALIDTGSRMDEVIFEEFKGTGNMEVHLDRHLVDRRIFPSINIELSGTRKEELLYHPDEYQKIVLLRRALTGVPPVEAMELLLNKLKKTPNNIMFLLSLSV; encoded by the coding sequence ATGCCAAGAACCGCCAAAACGAAGACGGCCAAAAAGAAGGCCGCCCGCAATTTAACCGAAGAGGCCGCCGCCGCGCAGGATGCGCCCGCCGCCGCGGCCGCTGCCGAAGCCACGGCGGCCAAACCGCCTGCCCCGCCCGCAGCCGAAGCCGAAAAGGAAGGGCCGGTGCGCGAAGCCTCGGACCTGCGGCCGCCCCAACATGCCATCGAAACCACCGAAGGCATGAATGAGGCGCCAGCCCCGCCTGCCGACCGTACCGCCCCCGGCTCCATCAACATCGCCAAGCTGCAGGCCATGAGCATGCCGGAGCTGACGAAAATGGCCAAAGAATGGGGTGTCGAAAACTTCGGCACCATGCGCAAGCACGAGATTATTTTCCAGCTCCTCCAAAAGAATGCCGAGCGCAGCGGCGTGATGTTCTCCGAGGGCGTGCTCGAGGTGTTGCCGGAGGGTTTCGGCTTCCTGCGCTCGCAAAGCTTCAACTACCTCCCCTGCCCCGAGGACATCTACGTCTCCCCCTCGCAAATCCGCCGCTTTGACCTCCAGACCGGCAACGTGGTGGCAGGACAAATCCGCCCGCCCAAGGAAAAGGAAAAATTCTTCGCTCTCCTCAAGGTGGAGGCCGTGGATGGCGAAGACCCCGAAAAGGCGAAGGACAAAACGCATTTCGACAACCTCACCCCGCTGTTTCCCAACAAACGCTTCATTCTGGAAACTGAGCCGGATGAGCTGTCCACCCGCGTGCTGGACCTCATCTGCCCCATTGGCAAGGGCACCCGCGGCCTCATCGTGGCCCCGCCCCGCACGGGCAAAACCGTGCTCATGCAAAAACTGGCCAATGCCATCCTCCGCAACAACCCGGAGGTTTATCTCATCATCCTCCTTATTGACGAGCGCCCGGAGGAAGTGACCGACATGGAGCGCACCTGCAAAGGCGCCGAGGTGATTAGTTCCACCTTCGACGAGCCGCCCGAACGCCACGTGGCCGTGGCCGAAATGGTCATTGAAAAGGCCCGCCGCATGGTGGAACACAAGCGCGATGTCGTCATTCTGCTCGATTCCATCACCCGCCTGGCCCGCGCCTACAACACCGTGCAGCCGCACTCGGGCAAGATTCTCTCCGGCGGTGTGGATGCCAACGCCCTGCACAAACCCAAGCGCTTCTTCGGCGCGGCGCGCAACATCGAAGAAGGCGGCTCGCTCACCATCATGGCCACGGCGTTGATTGACACCGGCTCCCGCATGGATGAAGTCATCTTTGAGGAGTTCAAAGGCACCGGCAACATGGAAGTGCATCTGGACCGCCATCTGGTGGACCGCCGCATCTTCCCCAGCATCAACATCGAGCTCTCCGGCACCCGGAAGGAGGAGCTGCTCTATCACCCGGATGAATACCAGAAAATTGTCCTTCTCCGCCGCGCGCTGACGGGCGTGCCGCCGGTGGAAGCGATGGAGCTGCTGCTCAACAAGCTCAAGAAGACCCCCAACAACATCATGTTCCTCCTGAGCCTGTCGGTTTAA